One Armatimonadia bacterium genomic region harbors:
- a CDS encoding TIM barrel protein: MPDQKLRIGVMTHIRTSPQESLEPIKALGLDTCQVGWGPDKTLEDGKALKDVSDSLGMTVTTLWASLPGPAKWNFVEGPSTIGLVPPEFRAERVATLKKAAAVAGAIGVQSITTHVGFIPEFMGDPLYEGVLAALKEVAQACLDAGVEFWFETGQETPITLLRTIQDIGTDNLGINLDPANLLMYGKANPVDALDVFGQWVRGTHCKDGEYPTDGHQLGKEKSMGEGRVNFPVFIPKLKSLGYQGHLTIEREISGPQQVEDIRRAIAILEPLC, encoded by the coding sequence ATGCCAGACCAGAAGCTCCGAATCGGCGTGATGACGCACATTCGCACCAGCCCCCAGGAGTCGCTCGAGCCCATCAAAGCTCTCGGCCTGGACACGTGCCAGGTCGGCTGGGGACCCGACAAGACCCTGGAGGACGGGAAGGCGCTCAAGGACGTCTCCGACTCCCTTGGCATGACGGTCACGACGCTGTGGGCCTCCCTTCCCGGCCCTGCGAAGTGGAACTTCGTTGAGGGCCCGAGCACCATCGGGCTCGTACCGCCCGAGTTCCGTGCTGAGCGCGTTGCAACGCTGAAGAAGGCGGCTGCAGTCGCCGGTGCCATCGGCGTGCAGTCGATCACCACTCACGTGGGGTTCATCCCCGAGTTCATGGGTGACCCGCTGTACGAGGGTGTCCTCGCGGCTCTCAAGGAGGTCGCCCAGGCCTGCCTCGATGCGGGTGTGGAATTCTGGTTCGAGACCGGGCAGGAGACGCCCATCACTCTGTTGCGGACGATCCAGGACATCGGCACCGACAACCTGGGGATCAACCTCGATCCAGCGAACCTGCTCATGTACGGCAAGGCGAATCCTGTCGATGCGCTGGATGTCTTCGGCCAATGGGTGCGTGGCACGCACTGCAAGGATGGCGAGTACCCGACCGACGGGCATCAACTGGGCAAGGAGAAGTCGATGGGTGAGGGGCGCGTCAACTTCCCCGTGTTCATCCCGAAGCTCAAGTCACTCGGTTACCAGGGACACCTGACCATCGAACGCGAGATCAGTGGCCCCCAGCAGGTGGAAGACATCAGGCGGGCGATCGCGATCCTCGAGCCCCTCTGCTAA
- a CDS encoding CehA/McbA family metallohydrolase, with translation MSFTHRSCIALVVAALFMALAAPAWCADAPAKPAIEILQPAADAVLEGVIEVRARVTPDTESASALYVGFNAAPWYPMSRVEKTNEWTCKINTSLSANGLATLQVFGRTASVKKLSQSVKVELQNGYSAYIGDFHGHTYYSDGTLLPADAHKYARETAKLDFFVLMDHLESMDEAEWADYRQQAWKANEDGKFACFPGLEWTKGLGHACLYDPPTRVWPKDKDGFFQAVVDAGIFCKINHPGDGKRVFDGLAYSEVGDKAVELMEVRNANEEAAYIRALQLGWHLSADGSSDTHSPNWGNTNTWTGVIAPGKSQRNLWDALKSRHTYSTHDRNCKLFFWINGTQMGDIIEQPALQVRAEVLVSDPDAQDTIAKIELYEDGAVVQTAEPKATEYRWQTLADPQPGNHFYFVRVTQTDGQMMWSAPVWVTTVTAPTQ, from the coding sequence TTGTCTTTCACCCACAGATCATGCATAGCACTGGTAGTCGCTGCCCTGTTCATGGCGCTGGCTGCTCCGGCCTGGTGCGCCGACGCGCCGGCGAAGCCGGCCATTGAGATTCTGCAGCCCGCGGCCGACGCAGTGCTGGAGGGCGTCATCGAGGTGCGGGCCCGTGTTACGCCCGACACCGAGTCCGCCTCTGCGCTCTACGTAGGCTTCAACGCAGCGCCCTGGTACCCGATGTCACGGGTCGAGAAGACCAACGAGTGGACCTGCAAGATCAATACCAGTCTGTCCGCCAACGGCCTCGCAACGCTACAGGTCTTTGGCCGCACCGCTAGCGTCAAGAAGCTGTCCCAGTCGGTGAAGGTCGAGCTCCAGAACGGCTACAGCGCCTACATCGGCGACTTCCACGGGCACACCTACTACTCCGATGGAACGCTGCTGCCGGCCGACGCCCACAAGTACGCGCGCGAGACCGCCAAGCTCGACTTCTTCGTGCTCATGGACCACCTGGAGTCCATGGACGAGGCCGAGTGGGCAGACTACCGTCAGCAGGCCTGGAAAGCCAACGAGGACGGCAAGTTCGCCTGCTTCCCGGGTCTCGAGTGGACCAAGGGCCTTGGGCACGCCTGCCTGTATGATCCGCCGACCCGCGTGTGGCCCAAAGACAAGGACGGGTTCTTCCAGGCTGTCGTCGATGCCGGCATCTTCTGCAAGATCAACCACCCCGGTGACGGGAAGCGTGTGTTCGACGGGCTCGCCTACTCAGAGGTCGGCGACAAGGCTGTCGAACTGATGGAGGTTCGCAACGCCAACGAGGAGGCGGCTTACATCCGCGCACTGCAGCTCGGGTGGCACCTGTCGGCCGATGGGTCCTCCGACACCCACTCGCCGAACTGGGGCAACACGAACACCTGGACTGGAGTGATCGCGCCGGGCAAGTCGCAGCGGAACCTCTGGGATGCCCTCAAGAGCCGGCACACCTACTCGACCCATGACCGCAACTGCAAGCTGTTCTTCTGGATCAATGGCACTCAGATGGGCGACATCATCGAGCAGCCGGCCCTGCAGGTGCGCGCTGAGGTTCTCGTGTCCGATCCGGACGCGCAGGACACTATCGCGAAGATCGAGCTGTATGAAGACGGAGCGGTGGTTCAGACGGCGGAGCCGAAGGCCACTGAGTATCGGTGGCAGACTCTCGCCGATCCCCAGCCCGGCAACCACTTCTACTTCGTGCGTGTCACGCAGACGGACGGACAGATGATGTGGTCGGCACCGGTGTGGGTTACCACGGTTACGGCGCCGACGCAGTAG
- the thrS gene encoding threonine--tRNA ligase: MSAIRLTLPDGSEKQVERGTTVLQVAEQIGKRLAQAAVAGKLDGKLVDLSTPIEQDAQFAVITFDSPEGPDVYWHSAAHVMADAVVRLFPKTKLTIGPPVDEGFYYDFDTDVTFSDDDLARIEEEMGKIIAADAAFERREVSAAEAREAFKDNPYKLEIVDEIEAAGDQKISLYRHGGFVDLCRGPHLPSTGRIKAFKLTSVAGAYWHGDEHNPMLQRIYGTAYPDRKLLDEHMHRIEEAKRRDHRKLGAELDLFSFHQEAGAGLVYYHPKGAMLRQTVLDFSIKEHLKRGYDLVRTPHLIKSDIWYTSGHRQQGYPMYFTEIDGQEYGVKPMNCPGHILIFKTRTRSYRDLPIRYFELGTVYRHERAGVLHGLMRVRGFTQDDAHIFCREDQLEDELTGVIDFAAFMMRTFGFPEYKVYLATRPEKSVGSDAQWELATSKLVEALEANHLPYEEDPGGGAFYGPKIDVKVKDAIGRLWQCPTIQCDFTQPERFDITYVGEDGQPHRPVMVHRVVLAGIERFLGVLIENYAGAFPVWLAPVQVSVLPITDRNLPYAEKVVARLIDDGVRVEIDRFGGTLGNKIRQAQTQKVPFMFVVGDKEEAAEAVAVRSRDKGDLGPMPLDDAVNAVKKLDVPGATG; encoded by the coding sequence ATGAGCGCTATACGATTAACGCTGCCGGATGGCTCAGAAAAGCAGGTGGAACGCGGGACTACTGTCCTGCAGGTCGCCGAACAGATCGGCAAGCGTCTGGCCCAGGCTGCGGTTGCCGGCAAGCTCGATGGGAAGCTGGTGGACCTCAGCACCCCAATCGAGCAGGACGCGCAGTTCGCGGTCATCACCTTCGACAGCCCTGAGGGTCCTGATGTGTACTGGCACTCGGCAGCTCACGTCATGGCAGATGCCGTCGTACGCCTCTTCCCGAAGACGAAGCTCACCATCGGCCCACCGGTCGACGAGGGCTTTTACTACGATTTCGATACCGACGTCACCTTCAGCGACGACGATCTTGCGCGCATTGAAGAGGAAATGGGCAAGATCATCGCCGCCGACGCTGCCTTCGAGCGCCGCGAAGTAAGCGCTGCAGAAGCCCGCGAGGCCTTCAAGGACAACCCGTACAAGCTGGAGATCGTCGACGAGATCGAGGCCGCCGGGGACCAGAAGATCAGCCTCTATCGGCACGGCGGCTTTGTCGACCTGTGCCGTGGACCCCACCTTCCCAGCACGGGTCGTATCAAGGCCTTCAAGCTCACCTCCGTGGCAGGCGCCTACTGGCACGGCGACGAGCACAACCCCATGCTCCAGCGCATCTACGGGACAGCGTATCCGGACAGGAAGCTCCTGGACGAGCACATGCACCGGATTGAGGAGGCCAAGCGGCGCGACCACCGCAAGCTCGGTGCCGAGCTGGACCTCTTCAGCTTCCACCAGGAAGCCGGAGCAGGCCTGGTCTACTATCACCCGAAAGGCGCGATGCTGCGTCAGACCGTTCTGGACTTCAGCATCAAGGAGCATCTGAAGCGCGGCTACGACCTGGTACGCACGCCGCATCTGATCAAGAGCGATATCTGGTACACCTCCGGCCATCGGCAGCAGGGGTACCCGATGTACTTCACGGAGATCGACGGGCAGGAGTACGGCGTCAAGCCCATGAACTGCCCGGGGCACATTCTCATCTTCAAGACACGCACACGCAGCTACCGTGACTTGCCCATCCGCTACTTCGAGCTTGGCACAGTCTACCGCCACGAGCGGGCCGGCGTGCTCCATGGACTCATGCGCGTCCGAGGCTTCACGCAGGACGATGCGCACATCTTCTGTCGTGAGGACCAGCTCGAGGACGAGCTCACGGGCGTCATCGACTTCGCAGCCTTCATGATGCGCACCTTTGGCTTCCCGGAGTACAAGGTGTACCTCGCGACGCGTCCCGAGAAGTCCGTGGGATCGGATGCGCAATGGGAACTCGCGACCTCCAAACTCGTGGAGGCACTGGAAGCCAACCATCTTCCCTACGAGGAGGATCCGGGTGGCGGCGCCTTCTATGGTCCGAAGATCGATGTGAAGGTCAAGGACGCCATCGGCCGCCTCTGGCAGTGTCCGACGATCCAGTGTGACTTCACTCAGCCAGAGCGCTTCGACATTACCTATGTGGGCGAGGATGGTCAGCCGCACCGCCCGGTCATGGTTCACCGCGTCGTGCTGGCCGGCATCGAGCGCTTCCTGGGGGTACTGATCGAGAACTACGCCGGTGCCTTCCCCGTCTGGTTGGCACCCGTGCAGGTGAGCGTGCTTCCTATCACCGACCGGAACCTCCCCTATGCGGAGAAGGTTGTGGCACGACTGATCGACGATGGCGTACGTGTGGAGATCGACCGCTTTGGCGGAACCCTCGGCAACAAGATCAGGCAGGCGCAGACCCAGAAAGTGCCCTTCATGTTTGTCGTGGGTGACAAGGAGGAGGCCGCGGAAGCGGTCGCCGTCAGGTCACGCGACAAGGGCGACCTCGGGCCGATGCCCCTCGACGACGCAGTGAACGCGGTCAAGAAGCTGGATGTGCCCGGCGCGACCGGATAG
- a CDS encoding histidine kinase N-terminal 7TM domain-containing protein — protein sequence MIETHLTNQVCCLAMTVPALATLLLAAYAWRRRSCPGAPSFTLAMIAASLCSFATAMDYASAALEGKVAWAQVGYIGASTVPVAWLAFAAQYSGLDHLISRRRLVLLLIVPAVTVLVAFTNGAHGLLWREIRTVDYGEFHTWTVTHGAWYPVHLAYSYLALATALLAIGHAIVVRQGVYRAQAVLVLVAAAIPMAGDLAYLVGASPLPSENPAPFLFAASGAAIAWSALRYHLLDLIPIARDVVVEALSDAIVVLDEHGRIADANSAGQRLAGLPLHDLIGCTVSTISPVLASLPEHLGDDQHMQVEFRVADDGTLHCFDLRISSVTAPGRACAGTVLLLCDITAQRRAEDALEEQLISYEDLVDSVREAVLVQDADGILISASRGVEEVFGFPRDELLGRSLSDLIPQNPDENVALTDRLHCALEGEPQRFEARGRRSDGESFPAAVRLYRTSQRGEAAVVALISDTSEHQRAEESQRLAIAGQLAAGVAHEFNNLLAALLMRAELAARSSHEETRVLAAVVKRSAQRGAEVCGNLLAFARPRPPRPTPLRVETPLESALQVARHQLMASGAQVVRDFQTGSQQVLADDGQLEQVFLNLILNACHALASDSVPPERRQLRVSTRLDQGPDGSKEVVVSVTDTGVGMSPQSLRRAFEPFFTTRASTDKDMPKGSGLGLSVSHGIIAAHDGHIELQSQLGEGTTVEVRLPAVASAPGPPSEPVEEETIPLSACAPGVGRVLVAEDEEEVRSLISEVISLSGCQTMEVATTSEAISALGQHRFSAVVSDLMMPGGGGEEILRYSQTLDCPPPVIIVTGKIEAGLANQVMSLGARRLLSKPFSLRELRSAVLELVGN from the coding sequence GTGATCGAGACGCACCTGACCAACCAAGTCTGCTGTCTCGCAATGACAGTGCCCGCCCTGGCGACTCTGCTGCTGGCCGCGTACGCCTGGCGTCGTCGGTCCTGTCCGGGCGCCCCCTCCTTTACCTTGGCGATGATAGCTGCCTCCCTATGCTCCTTTGCCACTGCCATGGACTACGCCAGTGCCGCTCTGGAAGGCAAGGTCGCCTGGGCGCAGGTGGGCTACATCGGCGCCTCGACAGTCCCCGTGGCATGGCTGGCCTTCGCCGCACAGTACTCCGGACTGGACCACCTGATCAGTCGTCGGCGACTTGTCCTGCTGCTGATAGTCCCCGCTGTAACCGTCCTCGTTGCCTTCACCAACGGCGCCCACGGCTTGCTGTGGCGCGAGATCAGAACGGTTGACTACGGCGAGTTCCACACCTGGACCGTCACCCACGGAGCCTGGTACCCGGTTCACCTGGCATACAGCTATCTTGCTCTTGCGACCGCCCTCCTTGCGATCGGGCACGCAATCGTGGTCCGACAGGGGGTCTACCGTGCTCAGGCGGTTCTTGTCTTGGTGGCAGCGGCGATTCCTATGGCCGGAGACTTGGCCTACCTGGTCGGTGCGAGCCCCCTCCCGAGTGAGAACCCTGCCCCCTTTCTCTTTGCCGCCTCCGGTGCAGCAATCGCCTGGAGCGCCCTTCGCTACCACCTCCTCGACCTGATCCCCATTGCCCGCGATGTCGTTGTCGAGGCGCTCTCAGACGCGATCGTTGTACTCGATGAGCATGGGCGCATCGCCGACGCCAACAGCGCAGGGCAGCGCTTGGCCGGGCTACCACTGCACGACCTGATCGGTTGCACGGTCTCCACCATCTCACCGGTCCTTGCCAGTCTCCCTGAGCATCTTGGGGATGACCAGCACATGCAGGTCGAGTTTCGTGTGGCCGACGACGGCACGCTGCACTGCTTCGATCTCCGTATCTCGTCCGTCACTGCGCCGGGAAGGGCCTGTGCCGGGACCGTCCTCCTGCTGTGCGATATAACCGCACAACGCCGGGCCGAGGATGCCCTGGAGGAGCAGCTCATCAGCTACGAGGACCTGGTGGACAGTGTGCGGGAAGCGGTACTCGTGCAGGATGCTGACGGTATCCTCATCTCCGCCAGCCGCGGTGTGGAGGAGGTCTTTGGGTTCCCACGCGACGAGTTACTGGGCCGATCTCTCTCAGATCTGATCCCGCAGAACCCCGACGAGAACGTGGCCCTGACCGACCGGCTGCATTGCGCTCTGGAGGGAGAACCCCAGCGCTTTGAGGCGCGGGGACGACGTTCAGACGGCGAGTCCTTCCCTGCTGCCGTGCGGCTCTACCGGACTTCGCAGCGAGGTGAAGCCGCGGTTGTGGCCCTTATCTCCGACACCTCGGAGCACCAACGGGCCGAGGAGAGTCAGCGTCTCGCGATAGCCGGCCAACTCGCCGCAGGCGTCGCTCACGAGTTCAACAACCTCCTCGCTGCTCTCCTTATGCGCGCCGAGCTTGCGGCAAGGTCGTCACACGAGGAGACGCGCGTCCTCGCGGCGGTTGTCAAGCGGTCCGCTCAGCGCGGGGCCGAGGTCTGCGGCAACCTGCTAGCCTTTGCACGACCGCGACCACCACGACCCACACCTTTGCGTGTCGAGACCCCACTCGAGAGTGCCCTCCAGGTTGCACGCCATCAGCTCATGGCCAGTGGCGCTCAAGTAGTCCGTGACTTCCAGACCGGATCCCAGCAAGTGCTTGCCGATGACGGCCAGCTCGAGCAGGTCTTTCTGAACCTGATACTGAATGCCTGTCATGCCCTGGCAAGCGATAGTGTTCCCCCGGAGCGGCGGCAGTTGCGGGTCAGTACGCGCCTCGACCAAGGACCGGACGGGTCGAAGGAGGTGGTCGTGTCCGTCACCGACACCGGGGTCGGCATGAGCCCTCAGAGCCTCCGCAGGGCTTTCGAGCCCTTTTTCACCACCCGTGCATCGACCGACAAGGACATGCCCAAGGGCTCGGGCCTCGGACTGTCTGTCTCCCACGGCATTATCGCCGCTCACGACGGACACATCGAGCTGCAGAGCCAACTCGGCGAGGGCACGACGGTCGAGGTGCGTCTGCCGGCTGTGGCCTCGGCCCCAGGGCCACCCTCTGAGCCGGTCGAGGAGGAGACGATTCCCCTGTCAGCGTGTGCACCTGGTGTCGGCAGGGTTCTCGTCGCCGAGGATGAGGAGGAGGTTCGGTCGCTGATCAGTGAGGTCATCTCTCTATCCGGTTGCCAGACCATGGAGGTCGCCACCACAAGCGAGGCGATCTCAGCCCTTGGCCAACACCGGTTCAGTGCAGTCGTGTCGGACCTGATGATGCCCGGTGGGGGCGGCGAGGAGATACTGCGGTACTCCCAGACCCTCGACTGCCCGCCACCAGTGATCATCGTTACCGGCAAGATCGAGGCAGGGCTTGCGAACCAGGTCATGTCTCTCGGAGCTCGACGCCTGCTATCGAAACCTTTCAGCCTGCGGGAGTTGCGTAGCGCGGTTCTCGAACTGGTCGGCAACTAG
- a CDS encoding phosphoenolpyruvate carboxykinase, which translates to MPYTPGRIADRSVVIYMQGALCTQPTQVFQSPHAPRVIQRFLSRLIKHESNLLSLFEGLEISGQPEEICEGAFALNRVLGLLVDWRPEQIRLKAPDVAPLVRDPMALARLVEQLYDHWRGLERYLIFEGKALADRDRALEGHVTFIHSNQDLTDLVRDAYRRIESNLRAHWPRVYRQVPSGANMSLLIDNIEWPCPDGPYQMLKPIRMVRLALLNPPVVLYPRSNRRQGRFEPVDYNPLERVIIDPEKWLCIPVRVGQLTMHVYFDRDFLSHAVSLVNLFELAGHEEARQKPDGILIFGVAPAALRGEPTVFYEDEANDLVLGIIAKSEEVDYFGYFKKMLLTMHNVIMMRRGRLPIHGAMCHMEFKNGSCSNVVIVGDSGAGKSETLEAFRLLADDWLREMTTVFDDMGSVALTEEGKLIAYGTEIGAFVRLDDLDIGYAFGRIDRAVFMNPHRQNARIVIPIAEYDDVVAGHPVDLLLYANNYEPVDADHPTIEYYPSAEAAISTFRQGLRASKGTTDESGLVGTYFGNPFGPEQLQERHEPIAQRLFAQAFAGGVRVGVLRTQLGIPGMEHDGPLAAARELFREVSGGE; encoded by the coding sequence ATGCCCTACACCCCCGGTCGCATCGCCGACCGCAGCGTCGTCATCTACATGCAGGGAGCACTCTGCACACAGCCGACACAGGTCTTCCAGAGCCCCCATGCCCCGCGCGTCATCCAGCGGTTCCTCAGTCGGCTCATCAAACACGAATCCAATCTGCTTAGTCTCTTCGAGGGGCTGGAGATCAGTGGACAGCCGGAGGAGATCTGTGAGGGCGCCTTTGCGCTGAACCGCGTCCTTGGGCTGCTGGTCGATTGGAGGCCAGAACAGATCAGGCTCAAAGCGCCTGACGTTGCTCCCCTGGTACGTGACCCGATGGCCCTGGCACGTCTGGTGGAGCAGCTGTATGACCACTGGCGCGGACTGGAGCGCTACCTGATCTTCGAGGGCAAGGCCCTTGCCGACCGCGATCGGGCGCTGGAGGGCCATGTCACCTTCATCCACAGCAACCAGGACCTCACTGACCTGGTGCGCGATGCCTACCGACGTATCGAGAGCAATCTGCGAGCCCACTGGCCGCGGGTCTACCGCCAGGTGCCTTCCGGCGCCAATATGAGCCTACTCATCGACAACATCGAGTGGCCCTGCCCGGACGGGCCCTACCAGATGCTCAAGCCCATCCGCATGGTACGGCTCGCCCTGCTCAACCCGCCGGTCGTGCTCTACCCGCGTTCAAACCGACGACAGGGTCGCTTTGAGCCGGTCGACTACAACCCGCTGGAACGCGTGATCATCGACCCGGAGAAGTGGCTCTGCATTCCGGTCCGTGTCGGGCAACTCACCATGCACGTGTACTTCGACCGGGACTTCCTCAGTCACGCGGTGTCGCTGGTGAACCTCTTCGAGCTGGCTGGTCATGAGGAGGCCCGTCAGAAGCCCGACGGCATTCTCATCTTCGGAGTAGCCCCGGCTGCCTTGCGGGGCGAGCCGACGGTCTTCTACGAAGACGAGGCCAACGACCTCGTCCTGGGCATCATCGCCAAGTCCGAAGAGGTGGACTACTTCGGCTACTTCAAGAAGATGCTGCTCACGATGCACAACGTCATCATGATGCGCCGCGGTCGCCTCCCAATCCATGGGGCCATGTGCCACATGGAGTTCAAGAACGGCTCGTGCAGCAATGTGGTGATCGTGGGGGACAGCGGCGCAGGGAAGTCGGAGACTCTTGAGGCCTTCCGCCTACTGGCTGATGACTGGCTCCGCGAGATGACGACGGTCTTCGACGACATGGGATCGGTCGCACTGACAGAAGAGGGCAAGCTCATCGCCTACGGGACGGAGATTGGCGCCTTCGTGCGCCTCGACGATCTCGACATTGGCTATGCCTTCGGCCGTATCGACCGTGCCGTCTTCATGAACCCACATCGCCAGAACGCACGGATCGTTATCCCCATCGCCGAGTACGACGACGTAGTCGCCGGTCACCCCGTCGACTTGCTGCTGTACGCCAACAACTACGAGCCGGTCGACGCTGACCACCCGACGATCGAGTACTACCCCAGCGCTGAAGCCGCGATCAGTACCTTCCGCCAGGGCTTGCGCGCGAGTAAGGGGACGACCGACGAGAGTGGTCTGGTCGGCACCTACTTCGGCAACCCCTTCGGGCCGGAGCAACTGCAGGAGCGCCACGAGCCGATCGCTCAGCGGCTCTTCGCGCAGGCCTTTGCCGGTGGCGTGCGTGTCGGTGTGCTACGGACTCAGCTGGGCATTCCGGGAATGGAGCACGACGGGCCGCTGGCGGCTGCCAGGGAGCTGTTCCGGGAGGTCAGCGGCGGGGAGTAG
- a CDS encoding MgtC/SapB family protein, with protein MVVVIALTLVTGITREEKAAAEHTTAVAGVRTFPIIGLLGYGLTLLYPDNPLPVTLGLAGLCGFLVAAYVHKLGEGKHGITTEMAALAAYLVGALVARDLMWIACSVSVACVMLLQSKTELESFAIRLAPHELGTFVQFLLLSVVILPVLPNADYTQFHINPFRTWVIVVAVSGISYAVYVMQRVVQARHSLLLTALFGGAYSSTVTTVVIAKRSKTQPDPLLYAGAIVMASGVMYLRLAILLWIFSSTLGWTLGPRLIALFAAATLAGYLLTCVGRGCRRAAPMVEDTDARNPLEIGTAVLFAAFFVGVSVVTQLAGRHLGSAGVYALATVIGMVDITPFVLSLTQTAGRSTPLAVAAVAVILCAGSNNLLKGVYALVFGERRAGIAAFVGLIALAAASFLTLIGL; from the coding sequence GTGGTTGTTGTCATCGCACTGACTCTCGTCACGGGCATCACCCGCGAGGAGAAGGCCGCTGCCGAGCATACGACGGCCGTAGCGGGAGTTCGCACCTTCCCTATCATCGGCTTGCTCGGCTATGGCCTCACGCTCCTATACCCCGACAACCCACTCCCGGTGACTCTGGGCCTCGCAGGGCTGTGTGGCTTCCTCGTCGCTGCCTATGTGCACAAGCTTGGCGAGGGTAAGCACGGCATCACGACTGAGATGGCGGCACTGGCTGCCTATCTGGTCGGAGCCCTGGTGGCGCGCGACCTGATGTGGATCGCATGCTCCGTCTCGGTCGCGTGCGTGATGCTGCTGCAGTCAAAGACGGAACTGGAGAGCTTCGCCATCCGTCTCGCACCCCACGAACTCGGGACCTTCGTTCAGTTCCTCCTGCTGTCGGTCGTGATCCTCCCGGTCCTGCCCAACGCGGACTATACGCAGTTTCACATCAACCCCTTCCGCACCTGGGTGATAGTGGTCGCCGTCAGCGGCATATCCTACGCGGTCTACGTGATGCAGCGCGTCGTGCAAGCGCGCCACAGCCTGCTTCTCACTGCCCTCTTCGGGGGGGCCTATTCCAGCACAGTCACTACTGTTGTCATTGCCAAGCGTTCGAAGACGCAGCCCGACCCGTTGCTCTATGCCGGTGCCATAGTCATGGCGTCCGGCGTCATGTACCTACGTCTGGCGATCTTGCTGTGGATCTTCAGCAGCACGCTCGGATGGACGCTGGGCCCCCGGCTCATAGCCCTGTTTGCAGCAGCAACCCTGGCGGGCTACCTGCTTACCTGTGTTGGGCGTGGTTGTCGCCGGGCCGCGCCGATGGTGGAGGACACTGATGCCCGCAACCCTCTGGAGATAGGCACCGCCGTCCTCTTCGCCGCCTTTTTCGTGGGCGTCTCGGTGGTCACGCAGTTGGCGGGGCGGCATCTGGGCAGCGCTGGCGTCTATGCCCTCGCAACGGTCATCGGGATGGTCGATATCACCCCCTTCGTCTTGAGCTTGACCCAGACTGCGGGGCGATCGACCCCTCTTGCCGTCGCCGCTGTCGCCGTCATCCTTTGCGCAGGCAGCAATAACCTGTTGAAGGGTGTCTATGCCCTGGTCTTTGGCGAGCGCCGCGCTGGCATCGCAGCCTTCGTCGGACTGATCGCCCTGGCGGCGGCCAGCTTCCTGACGCTCATCGGTCTCTGA
- a CDS encoding DUF4382 domain-containing protein: protein MSHKLVFGAVCLLLAGIALFIAGCGGGSGVSTGQLQVALTDATGTYDKVVLSVQAVRVVPVGQGGQNTGTGLPLIVQYPTPQVLDVLTLAFSQQVMGSAAVPAGEYEQVRLVLAPNPTTGDPVNYVTLPGDPNTKLALDTPSGQQSGLKVLGRFEVKPGVLNALALDFDPARAIVEAGSSNKRLLKPTGIRIVQMNSVLPTYGSVSGTVLPDTTWSDAVVSVIPQGQALPIAIGSVDPTDGHFVAFLPAGTYYLRITAPGFQTYDTSQLPTPVFYTVTLQQDTPAGDLTLSP from the coding sequence ATGTCACACAAATTGGTCTTCGGAGCCGTGTGCCTGCTGCTCGCGGGGATCGCGCTGTTCATCGCGGGCTGCGGAGGTGGGAGCGGCGTCAGCACGGGTCAGCTACAGGTGGCGCTGACGGACGCTACAGGTACCTATGACAAGGTGGTGCTGTCGGTACAGGCGGTTCGCGTTGTGCCGGTCGGGCAGGGAGGTCAGAACACCGGCACCGGCCTGCCGCTGATCGTGCAGTACCCGACGCCACAGGTCCTGGATGTACTCACCCTCGCCTTCAGCCAGCAGGTGATGGGCTCGGCGGCCGTGCCTGCCGGTGAGTATGAGCAGGTACGTCTCGTGCTCGCACCGAACCCGACCACAGGAGACCCGGTCAACTACGTCACGCTCCCTGGCGACCCGAACACCAAGCTCGCCCTGGACACTCCCAGCGGCCAGCAGTCAGGTCTGAAGGTGCTCGGTCGGTTCGAGGTGAAACCTGGTGTCCTGAACGCCCTTGCCCTCGACTTTGACCCGGCGCGGGCGATTGTCGAGGCCGGCTCAAGCAACAAGCGGCTGCTCAAGCCCACCGGCATCCGCATTGTGCAGATGAACTCCGTGCTGCCCACCTATGGCAGCGTATCCGGCACGGTCCTGCCCGACACCACATGGTCCGACGCCGTTGTATCGGTCATCCCGCAGGGACAGGCCCTCCCGATCGCGATCGGATCGGTCGACCCGACAGACGGTCACTTCGTGGCCTTCCTGCCTGCAGGGACCTACTACCTGAGGATCACGGCGCCCGGCTTCCAGACCTACGATACCTCACAACTGCCGACGCCGGTGTTCTACACCGTGACACTTCAGCAGGATACGCCGGCCGGTGACCTCACACTGTCGCCCTAG